Sequence from the Methanobacterium alkalithermotolerans genome:
TGCTTATCTGGGCCAGATAAAATAAAAACTAGTCAATTGATTATTGAAAGACATATAAGCCATAGATTATATTTAGAAAAACCTCATACTATATTAATCGGATTTCTATATCTATTTAAATGTATTTATATTCGCCTAATCAGCAATTTCATGAATGTTTCTATTTCAAAAAATTCAAGATTATATTATTGCTATAATTCAGATATAGTTGTTAATAGTGGTGGAGATCACTTAAGTGGTGAATATGGATTGAATCCTTTAGGAACTTTTTTGAATATTTCCTATGCTCTGGCATTAAAAAAACCAGTAGTTCTCTTTGGGGAAAGTTTAGGATATTATAAAAATCCTCTAATAAAGATAATAGCTAATTATATTTTAAATAAAACTAGATTAATTTTAGTTAGAGAAAATTTATCTAAAGAATATCTACTTAAAAATAATATAAAGAACCCGGATATATATGTTACTGCAGATCCTGCTTTTTATTTGAGCCCCATTAGGGAATCAAAAGTTATTCATATTCTTAATAAGGAAAATATTAAACTAGAAAAAAATCCAGTCATAGGTATCAATCCTAGTGGGTTAATAAATAAATTTGAAAATAAGTTGGACTTAGAAAAAGATCTTAATATGATATTAGCAAAAGTAAGTGATTTCTTAATAAGAGAATTAAATGCTTCTATTTTGTTCATACCCCACGTTTACACTTCTACCGATGATGATAGGTCCAGCATAAGTTTAATTTACGAGAAAGTTGAAAATAAAGAAAATGTAAGTATGATTAAGGGAGAATATTCTCCTCAGGAACTCAAGGGTATTATTGGACTATGTGATCTTTTTATCGGCACTAGAATGCATGCCATGATTGCAGCAACTTCTATGATGGTTCCCACTGTAGGTATAGCATATAGTCACAAAACTCATGGAATAATTGGGGATATGTTAGGACAGGAGAAACATATTTTAGATATTAACCAAATAAATTTCGAAGATTTAGTTTATTTAATAATTGATGCTTGGAATAATCGGGACACAATAAAATCGGACTTAGAACATAAAATTCCTTTAGTTAAAGAAAGAGCTTTAATGAATGGTAAATTTGTTAAGGATTTGATGGATTCTTTAAAAATTTCTTAGAAATTTTTTTGAAGTCTTTTTTTGATTTTATGTGTATTATGAAGTTATATGGTAATCCATATAATTTAAGGATTTTTGCAGGTAAATGGCCAATAATTATTCTTAAATATTTATTTGAATATAATTTGGAATTAATAAAAGGGAATAAAGAAATTAGAAAATTCAGGTGATTTGATTGGAAGTTATTATTATTTATAATGTATTTGGGACTATTTTTAAATATTTCATGGGGATTAGTGAAAAGTTTCTTTTTTAAGTATAACATTCCTTTTTGTGATTCAATCACTTTTTCAGGGTTAATTGGCTTTAAAGATATCAGGCCTCTATTTTTTATTGATTTTATTACATTTTTGCAGGTATTGTTCTTGGTTATTATGAGTGTTTTTCCAATTTTTTCACTGGAGAATTCATTTAACCAGGGATCACCAAATGAGATATCTGCTAATTCAGAAAGTCCATCATTACATAAAAAACATCTATCTGGGGTGAAAAAATTTAAACCAAATGAACTACTCCAATAATTAGATAATGAAATTTCATTTCCTTCCTTAAATTTAATGTTCATTGATCCCGGCCATCCTTGTCCCCTAAATCTGATAGATTTTATGGTTTTTTCTTTAATTTTCAGTTTTTTTATTAGAAATGTTGTTCCTAAAAAACTAGGGCATTGTCCACAAAAAAGCCCCAAATGTATTATTATTTTGTCTTTAAGAGCCTTATTTAATTGCTCAGCTTTTCTGATTCCATGGATATGGCAAGGTAAACCTACCATAGCAAACTTTTCTTCAGTTTCAGATTCTATTATATCTTTAAGAGCAATATTTAGAGGTACAGGACAATATTTTGAACCCATTGCCTCAATTATTTCTTCTTTTGTTTTTGCAATGAAAGGGTCTGGTTCTAATGGTTTATTTTCTTTCATTTTTGTAACTAAAACACCATCTATAATTCCATCTTCTAGTGCAGAAATAAGTAATTGTGTGATAATTCCTCCAGATGATGCATTATATCTAATATCCTCATTAGATGAATGACCCACATAACAACCCTCATAATTACCAATTAAAATATTATCTGGTTGTTTTCCAAATATTTTATAATTAAGCTCTTTAAAGTTAACTTCATGTCCAGGGCAGACTTTACAACATATTCCACAATCAATACATTTTTTTTCATCTAAAAAGGGTATATATATTCCTTTTAATTCATCTATCATGATCTTAAGGGCATTTTCAGGACACAAAGCTATGCATGTACCACAACCACAACACAAACCCTTTTTAACAACATTTAAAATGTTAATAGTATTCATTTATCTGCCTTTTTTAAAATTCCTTTAAACAATATTTTATCTCTTTTAGTGAAAGTATTTAATATTATTAACACCACTAAATAAATCAAAACTGCCAGAATAATATTAATAATTATATTGAAATCCTTTAGATAAATTAAAACAATTCCCATAGTTAAAGATGCTATTAAAGGCTTTAATAAAATTTTACTCATACCTATTTTTTTGTAATATCTATCAATAAAAAATATAAATATAAAATATAGAGATAGTTCTGATAGGACTGTTGCAATGCTTGCTCCAATATAACTGATATATGGAATTAAAATCAAATTTAATATTATATTTAAAATGGCACATATAGATACACTTAAAGTGCGAAGACCTTGTTTATTTATAGAAGTTAAATGAGTACCCGTAATAGTACTAACTAGCCTAATGGGAATGCATAAGGCCAATATTTGAAATGCCCCTATTGCATCTATAAAATTCCCAGCGTAAAAAAAATTAATTAAGATATCTGCAAAAACTAAACAAAAAATAGTAATTGGAAATCCAATTATGGCTAAGTACTTAGAAGATATTAATGTAATAGTTTCTAAAGAATCCTTTGATATGGTGAAATATCTTGACATTACTGGATAAATTGTAGATGTTATTATTCCAGAAACAATAAAACTCAATGCTAATATTGGATTATAAGCTGCATTATAAATCCCAACTACTACGTCGTCTTTTAAAATTGAAAGTAATACCGTATCTATTTTAAAAAAGAGCATGGCGAACATGGTATTCAGGCCAAAAGGTATGGAACCTATTGTTAATTTTTTCCATGTTAAAAGATTAATCTCGGGTTTGGGTTTACTAATTTTGAAAGATGTAATGATAATGGCAATTAATACTTCTATAATTCCTGCGAAAACGTAAACTAATCCTAACTCTGTTAATCCCTTCCCTGAAATCATAACAAAGATTCCTAGGCTAATCAATATTATTTTTTCTAATATTAAAATCAAAGCAGCATATTCCATTTTTTCATATGCTTGAAATATTGAAATGAACATTTGGGCAAAAGATACTAAAATAGTGTAGATACCAAAAAGATAAACTATTTTAATTACATTTTGGGGATATCCCATAAGATTAATAGTTATGTATATTAATGCAAAAGTGATAAATGCTAGAAAGAATTTGATTATAAAAGAATTTATCAAGTATTCGTCTGTTAAATTTTTATCACGAGAAATTTCTCGAATAATAAGTTGACTTATCCCAATATCTGCAAAAATTGTAAATAGTGATGTAAAAGATATTGCAAAACTATATATTCCAAATTCAGCTTCTCCTAAAAATCTTGCAATGTAAATTAATAGGAAAAAAGTCAATATAGCAACGATTATTTGTGAAATCCCTGATATACCTATGTTTTTTGCTAATCTCTGGATAGGATTCATGTAAAACTCACGAAAAAGAAATTTAACTTTATTTTCTATAAAATCAGATTCAAATCATTTATCCCATTTTTTCCGGATTAACTTATTCTCCTTCTGCACCAGATATATCTCCCTTCTTAAAAGACTAATCTGGGTAGCCACAAAACCAAAAATCAATATCTGTATACCGGATAGCACCATAATGGCCATAAATAACATCAAAGGCCGGTTAGGATCCAGAGAACCGGTAAGATACTGATAAAATAAGTAAAATCCACTTATAATTCCTATTAAAAGAATAAAAAACCCAATTAACCCGAAAAGTACCATGGGTTTTTCATAGAAGGTGAATAATAAATGGGATATGGTGGTGGCCCGGAACCTGACTTTAGATTCCCCCAACTCCCGGGCTTTTAAGGTGACTGGAACTTCCACTATTTTAAATCCTATGGCACTGGCCTTGGATAGGATCTCTGGATTAATTTCTGTTCCATTAGATTCTAATTCCACTGAATCAATAACATCACGTCTGTAAGCCCTGAAAACCCCGGTAACGGTACTTATATTGTCTCTCATAGAATACCCAACAATCTTATTAGCCATTTTACTGATAAACAACCTTAAAAAAGGAATATCCTGAGTTTTACCCCCTTGCATATACTGGGATCCAATAACAATCCCTACCGCTTCATTGATATTACTTACAAGACGCGGTATTTCTGAGGGTTCATAACTTAAATCAGCATCAATGGTAACCACCACCTCACCTCTTGCTTTCTCAAAACCAGTACGAAGAGCCTTACCCATGCCCTGATTGATTTCATGCTGTAAAACTTTCAGTTGAGGGTTATTTTCACTAATTTTTCGGGCCAGGTCCCGGGTTTTATCCTGGCTACCATCATCAACTACTATGATTTCATAAGCATCATAAGCATCATCCAGAACAGCTTTAATTTGTGATATGGTAGGGGAAACATTCTCTTCCTCATTATACATGGGTATTATCACTGAAACTTCCATATTAATAACCTTTATAATCGTTAAAATAGTAGTTAAATATTAAATATCATTGGAAACCCTTAAACGGGCAGGTAAGGGTTTTATACGGGCAGGGGCACCGATGGCCAGGTACCAGGGAGGTACACTTTGGGTTACAATGGCTCCTGCTGCTACCATGGCCCCTTCACCCACCTCCACATTGGACAGAAAAGTAGAATTAGCCCCAATAGACGCACCTTTACGAATTACAGGTCCTTTGAGTTTATAATCAACTCTTACCGGATAACGATCATTGGTAAAGCAGGCGCAGGGCCCTATAAATACATTATCTTCTATATAACTATTTTTAGGAATATATACATTGGACTGGATACTTACATTGCTTCCTATCTTACTATGGCCTTCCACCACCGCATTGGTTCCAATTAATACTTCATTTCCTATGGTGGTTTTTTCCCGGACAAGTACGTTATGTCCGGTTTGGAAATTATCTCCAATAGTTACATCATTATAGATAACACTGTTGGTCCTGATAAGTGCATTTTTACCAATAATAGGTGGTTTACTGAATCTTTGATAGGCATATCCAATAACCACATTCTCAAAATCCTTTTTACCATCCCATGAATCCTGGTCATCACCAAATATCAGGCTCTTAAAGTTAGGCATCTATTTTCCTCTTCTTTTCCATAAATTACTCAGATTAAATATATGTCCTATCTGGAATATAGTAGTTGCGACATTTGAACTGAAACCATCTTTAGCATCCTTCACCCCATTTTTAAATCCATTAAGTGGACCTTCCACCTTCCAATCCGCTGGTTCATTTAGAATATGTAAAAAGGCTGATACTCTAAAGCAAAAGGTCATAAGACGATACAGGGGTAGTAAGGCCACATAATGGAATGATTTTTCTAGTTTTTCCCTGGTGTGAGGGGGAGAGTAG
This genomic interval carries:
- a CDS encoding flippase gives rise to the protein MNPIQRLAKNIGISGISQIIVAILTFFLLIYIARFLGEAEFGIYSFAISFTSLFTIFADIGISQLIIREISRDKNLTDEYLINSFIIKFFLAFITFALIYITINLMGYPQNVIKIVYLFGIYTILVSFAQMFISIFQAYEKMEYAALILILEKIILISLGIFVMISGKGLTELGLVYVFAGIIEVLIAIIITSFKISKPKPEINLLTWKKLTIGSIPFGLNTMFAMLFFKIDTVLLSILKDDVVVGIYNAAYNPILALSFIVSGIITSTIYPVMSRYFTISKDSLETITLISSKYLAIIGFPITIFCLVFADILINFFYAGNFIDAIGAFQILALCIPIRLVSTITGTHLTSINKQGLRTLSVSICAILNIILNLILIPYISYIGASIATVLSELSLYFIFIFFIDRYYKKIGMSKILLKPLIASLTMGIVLIYLKDFNIIINIILAVLIYLVVLIILNTFTKRDKILFKGILKKADK
- a CDS encoding polysaccharide pyruvyl transferase family protein gives rise to the protein MGNILILNAGYSNKGNYALIISTKLILNYFMADAKICLSGPDKIKTSQLIIERHISHRLYLEKPHTILIGFLYLFKCIYIRLISNFMNVSISKNSRLYYCYNSDIVVNSGGDHLSGEYGLNPLGTFLNISYALALKKPVVLFGESLGYYKNPLIKIIANYILNKTRLILVRENLSKEYLLKNNIKNPDIYVTADPAFYLSPIRESKVIHILNKENIKLEKNPVIGINPSGLINKFENKLDLEKDLNMILAKVSDFLIRELNASILFIPHVYTSTDDDRSSISLIYEKVENKENVSMIKGEYSPQELKGIIGLCDLFIGTRMHAMIAATSMMVPTVGIAYSHKTHGIIGDMLGQEKHILDINQINFEDLVYLIIDAWNNRDTIKSDLEHKIPLVKERALMNGKFVKDLMDSLKIS
- a CDS encoding glycosyltransferase family 2 protein, which encodes MEVSVIIPMYNEEENVSPTISQIKAVLDDAYDAYEIIVVDDGSQDKTRDLARKISENNPQLKVLQHEINQGMGKALRTGFEKARGEVVVTIDADLSYEPSEIPRLVSNINEAVGIVIGSQYMQGGKTQDIPFLRLFISKMANKIVGYSMRDNISTVTGVFRAYRRDVIDSVELESNGTEINPEILSKASAIGFKIVEVPVTLKARELGESKVRFRATTISHLLFTFYEKPMVLFGLIGFFILLIGIISGFYLFYQYLTGSLDPNRPLMLFMAIMVLSGIQILIFGFVATQISLLRREIYLVQKENKLIRKKWDK
- a CDS encoding Coenzyme F420 hydrogenase/dehydrogenase, beta subunit C-terminal domain, producing MNTINILNVVKKGLCCGCGTCIALCPENALKIMIDELKGIYIPFLDEKKCIDCGICCKVCPGHEVNFKELNYKIFGKQPDNILIGNYEGCYVGHSSNEDIRYNASSGGIITQLLISALEDGIIDGVLVTKMKENKPLEPDPFIAKTKEEIIEAMGSKYCPVPLNIALKDIIESETEEKFAMVGLPCHIHGIRKAEQLNKALKDKIIIHLGLFCGQCPSFLGTTFLIKKLKIKEKTIKSIRFRGQGWPGSMNIKFKEGNEISLSNYWSSSFGLNFFTPDRCFLCNDGLSELADISFGDPWLNEFSSEKIGKTLIITKNNTCKNVIKSIKNRGLISLKPINPEKVIESQKGMLYLKKKLFTNPHEIFKNSPKYIINNNNFQSNHLNFLISLFPFINSKLYSNKYLRIIIGHLPAKILKLYGLPYNFIIHIKSKKDFKKISKKFLKNPSNP
- a CDS encoding acyltransferase — protein: MPNFKSLIFGDDQDSWDGKKDFENVVIGYAYQRFSKPPIIGKNALIRTNSVIYNDVTIGDNFQTGHNVLVREKTTIGNEVLIGTNAVVEGHSKIGSNVSIQSNVYIPKNSYIEDNVFIGPCACFTNDRYPVRVDYKLKGPVIRKGASIGANSTFLSNVEVGEGAMVAAGAIVTQSVPPWYLAIGAPARIKPLPARLRVSNDI